One genomic region from Quercus robur chromosome 4, dhQueRobu3.1, whole genome shotgun sequence encodes:
- the LOC126723586 gene encoding receptor-like protein EIX1 has product MANMNTTFVLLLNLLYLLLITESISLEAVPSNSIAVNANVRCIEIERVALQKFRKGLKDPFNRLSSWVGQDCCNWEGIGCSNQTSNVVKLDLGSSNLCGFGGGSQYTPDQPNCLSGKLDPSLQNLKYLSYLNLSNINFQGLSFPYFLGSLKKLTFLDLSFTMFSGVVSPSLGNLTNLSYLNLIPSQFSERTLSVSNIYWLTNLSSLQYLNLQNIDLSKAETHWLQVVNMLPSLSELYLSSCGLHHLPQTLPFVNLTSLSVLDLSNNGFNSSSIPPWLFNLTALINLRINLCDLKGPIPNIARASLCNLKNLDMSFNFFIGGPITEFIQALSGCGNHRLEQLNLGSNQLSGVLPHSLGYFTHLRELHLSNNSFSGPIPSSTQHLSRLEILDLSYNLMNGTIPEFIGQLTELSTLDLFSNSWEGTMTETHFLNLKKLTWFSLSSTRKSLVLNVTHDWSPPFSLQNVLIKDCQLGPAFPAWLKTQKNLLQISLVNSSISAKIPNWLWNLSSLPLKLDLSHNQLRGDLPKSLSFEWVDLSYNNLTGSLPLWPNVSYLSLRKNLLSGPLPVNIFQRMEKLVTLDLAGNFLNGSIPSLTIGPTGLWFVDLSNNLLSGNIPRHWMSMQNLEAIDLSGNNLLGSIPTSLCSLPTLNWLQLSYNNFSGDLFSTLQNCSSLYALDVGGNRFSGTLPKWIGKRLPSISELRLRGNMLSGPILEQLCFLARLHVLDFAHNNFSGSIPTCLGNLAGLKSLVEYSISPIRSLLLPLTYSEHMDLTAKGAQREYYSQIFLMNSIDLSRNNLTGEIPEALTKLSLLFTLNLSWNQLTGKIPENMGALHGLETLDLSCNHLSGPIPLSMSSLTFLSHLNLSYNNLSGPIPSANQFQTFIDPSIYEGNPQLCGPPLITNCSLLPSDGDTKAVDEDNEEFRSEKLWFYVSVVLGFIVGFWIVCGSLVIKKSWRHAYFNFVDEKKDRLFVAVKVNMARLQGKIEA; this is encoded by the coding sequence ATGGCCAACATGAATACCACCTTTGTACTTCTTCTTAATCTTCTTTACCTTCTTTTGATAACCGAATCTATTTCACTTGAAGCTGTACCATCCAATTCTATTGCTGTAAATGCCAACGTGCGTTGCATTGAGATAGAGAGGGTAGCCCTTCAAAAATTCAGAAAAGGTCTTAAGGATCCATTCAATAGGCTTTCTTCTTGGGTGGGTCAAGATTGTTGCAATTGGGAAGGCATAGGTTGTAGCAATCAAACGAGCAACGTAGTAAAGCTTGATCTTGGAAGCTCAAATCTATGTGGTTTTGGAGGAGGAAGCCAATATACTCCTGATCAGCCTAATTGTTTGAGTGGTAAGTTAGATCCTTCTTTACAAAATCTGAAATATTTGAGTTACTTAAACCTAAGCAACATCAATTTCCAAGGATTATCATTCCCATATTTCCTTGGCTCTCTCAAGAAGCTGACATTCCTTGACCTTTCCTTTACAATGTTTTCTGGAGTAGTGTCTCCCAGTCTTGGAAATTTAACAAATTTGAGCTATCTTAATCTCATTCCATCTCAATTTTCTGAAAGAACTCTTTCGGTTTCAAATATATATTGGCTCACCAATCTCTCTTCCTTACAATACTTGAATTTGCAAAACATAGACCTTAGCAAAGCAGAAACTCATTGGCTGCAAGTTGTTAATATGCTTCCTTCACTATCAGAGTTGTATTTGTCAAGTTGTGGTCTTCATCATCTCCCTCAAACTCTTCCATTTGTGAATTTAACGTCCCTTTCGGTCCTTGATCTCTCAAATAATGGCTTCAACTCTTCTTCTATTCCCCCATGGTTGTTTAATCTTACTGCCCTCATTAATCTCAGGATCAATTTATGTGACCTAAAAGGCCCCATCCCTAACATAGCAAGGGCTAGCCTATGCAATTTGAAGAATTTAGATATGTCGTTCAATTTTTTTATCGGTGGCCCAATAACTGAATTTATCCAAGCATTATCCGGATGTGGCAACCATAGACTAGAACAATTAAATTTGGGATCAAACCAACTTAGTGGTGTTTTGCCTCATTCCTTGGggtattttacacatttaagaGAGCTCCATCTGTCCAACAACTCATTCTCAGGCCCAATTCCATCAAGTACACAACATTTATCACGTTTGGAGATACTAGATCTCTCTTACAACTTGATGAATGGAACCATCCCAGAATTTATTGGACAACTTACTGAGTTGAGCACTTTGGATCTCTTCAGTAATTCTTGGGAAGGTACCATGACTGAAACTCATTTCCTAAATCTCAAAAAACTAACTTGGTTTTCCTTGTCATCAACTAGGAAATCCTTAGTTCTCAATGTGACACATGATTGGTCTCCCCCTTTTAGTCTCCAAAATGTCCTAATCAAAGACTGCCAATTGGGTCCTGCATTCCCGGCATggctcaaaactcaaaagaatcTTCTTCAGATCTCCCTTGTAAACTCTTCAATTTCAGCTAAAATACCAAATTGGTTGTGGAATTTGTCTTCGTTGCCTTTGAAATTAGATCTTTCTCATAACCAATTGAGGGGAGACCTTCCTAAGTCATTATCTTTTGAGTGGGTAGATCTAAGTTACAATAATTTAACTGGTTCACTCCCACTGTGGCCTAATGTGTCATATCTCTCATTAAGGAAAAACCTTCTTTCTGGACCATTACCAGTAAACATCTTCCAACGTATGGAAAAATTGGTCACCCTAGATCTTGCAGGGAACTTTCTAAATGGTAGTATCCCCTCATTGACCATTGGGCCGACGGGTTTGTGGTTTGTTGATTTATCGAACAATCTTTTATCAGGAAACATCCCCAGGCATTGGATGAGTATGCAAAATTTAGAGGCCATTGATCTGTCGGGAAACAATCTATTGGGTAGCATCCCAACCTCATTGTGCTCACTACCTACTCTTAATTGGCTGCAACTAAGCTACAACAATTTTTCTGGAGATCTCTTTTCCACCTTGCAAAACTGCTCGAGCTTATATGCACTTGATGTTGGAGGTAATAGATTCTCAGGGACTTTGCCAAAATGGATTGGAAAAAGGCTACCTTCAATATCAGAATTGCGCCTACGAGGAAACATGCTCTCAGGACCCATTTTGGAACAATTGTGTTTTCTCGCTCGTCTACATGTTTTGGACTTTgcacataataatttttcaggATCTATCCCTACTTGTTTGGGCAATTTGGCTGGTTTGAAATCTTTGGTCGAATATTCTATATCACCAATCCGTAGTCTCCTTCTTCCACTAACCTACTCGGAGCATATGGATTTGACTGCAAAGGGTGCCCAACGTGAATATTACAGCCAAATTTTCTTGATGAATAGTATAGATCTTTCAAGAAACAATCTAACCGGAGAGATTCCAGAAGCACTAACAAAGCTCTCATTACTATTTACCttaaatttgtcatggaatcaATTGACCGGAAAGATACCAGAGAATATGGGAGCATTGCATGGTTTAGAAACTCTTGACCTCTCATGCAACCATCTTTCAGGTCCCATTCCTCTAAGTATGTCTTCTTTGACTTTTTTAAGTCATTTGAACTTGTCATATAACAACTTGTCTGGACCTATTCCATCAGCCAACCAATTTCAAACTTTCATTGATCCGTCCATTTATGAGGGTAACCCACAACTTTGCGGGCCTCCATTGATAACAAATTGCTCATTATTGCCAAGTGATGGGGATACAAAAGCTGTAGATGAAGACAATGAGGAATTCAGGTCTGAAAAGTTATGGTTCTATGTAAGTGTTGTTTTGGGGTTCATTGTGGGATTTTGGATTGTTTGCGGTAGTTTGGTGATAAAGAAGTCTTGGAGACATGCTTACTTCAATTTTGTTGATGAAAAGAAAGATAGGCTTTTTGTGGCTGTCAAAGTTAATATGGCTCGTTTGCAAGGGAAGATTGAAGCATAG